A genomic stretch from Bosea sp. F3-2 includes:
- a CDS encoding 2Fe-2S iron-sulfur cluster-binding protein: MTESYSVHIANLAADLTVAADTTILKAAQAAGHPYPYGCQVGRCGACKSRLLAGEVELLPHTPFALTAADRERGFVLACRAQPRSDCSIAWLGSDAAGHPLREVSGQVVSLQRPTPDISILQIALESEPLAFTAGQYAELSFAGCPPRNYSMANEPGEPLLEFHIRHVEGGATSSHVASGLRQGDGVLLRGPMGTAHLRARRTGPIVAVAGGTGLAPILSILHSAARLQLQQPIRLYNAARSVESLYRENAIAELAGGLPDFVYQPVLGDGLGAHLEALDGLQNATAYVAGSPGLVDFAVAAMTSRGLDPAHAYADAFFTASDQAGADLPGVSLPASS, from the coding sequence ATGACCGAGAGCTACAGCGTCCATATCGCGAATCTTGCGGCCGACCTCACGGTCGCGGCGGATACGACGATCCTCAAGGCGGCCCAGGCCGCAGGGCACCCCTATCCCTATGGCTGCCAGGTCGGGCGCTGCGGCGCCTGCAAATCGCGGCTGCTGGCGGGCGAGGTCGAGCTGCTGCCGCATACGCCCTTCGCCCTGACCGCGGCCGATCGCGAGCGCGGTTTCGTGCTTGCCTGCCGCGCGCAGCCGCGCAGCGACTGCAGCATCGCCTGGCTCGGCAGCGATGCGGCCGGCCATCCCCTGCGCGAGGTTTCCGGCCAGGTCGTCTCGCTGCAGCGCCCGACGCCGGACATCTCGATCCTGCAGATCGCGCTGGAGAGCGAGCCGCTCGCCTTCACCGCCGGCCAATATGCCGAACTCAGCTTCGCCGGCTGCCCGCCGCGGAACTATTCGATGGCGAACGAGCCGGGCGAGCCGCTGCTCGAATTCCACATCAGGCATGTCGAGGGCGGGGCGACCAGCAGCCATGTCGCGAGCGGCTTGAGGCAGGGCGACGGCGTGCTGTTGCGCGGACCGATGGGCACGGCGCATCTGCGCGCGCGGCGGACCGGCCCGATCGTGGCGGTGGCCGGCGGCACCGGGCTCGCGCCGATCCTGTCGATCCTCCACAGCGCCGCGCGCCTGCAATTGCAGCAGCCGATCCGGCTCTACAATGCGGCGCGCAGCGTGGAGAGCCTGTACCGGGAGAACGCGATCGCAGAACTCGCCGGCGGGCTGCCCGATTTCGTCTACCAGCCCGTGCTGGGCGACGGGCTCGGCGCGCATCTCGAAGCGCTGGACGGGCTGCAGAATGCGACGGCCTATGTCGCCGGCTCCCCGGGCCTGGTCGATTTCGCCGTGGCCGCGATGACGAGCCGCGGCCTCGATCCGGCGCATGCCTATGCCGATGCCTTCTTCACGGCTTCGGACCAGGCGGGCGCGGATTTGCCCGGTGTTTCGTTGCCAGCGTCGTCGTGA
- a CDS encoding ABC transporter ATP-binding protein produces the protein MDQCLPDAVGAAAAEPPRDVLLDVRNLRVQAQGKGTSKTIIEDLSLQLRSGEIVALVGESGSGKSMTALSLMRLMPQEVGITGGQILFRGHDVLGMSQAELNHLRGGHIAMIFQQPQAMLDPTARVGVQVAEALWKHRRPDRSSVKERVIRLLADVGIPAPATRIDCYAHELSGGMAQRVMMAAAMSGEPQILIADEPTTALDVTVQVQILKLLDEQRRKRNLAILLITHDLSIVSAIADRVAVMYAGRIVEEGPARDILKQPRHPYTRALVQCSLLKPDADGRLYSLPAAQSVFNAGQGCRFLPRCPTAAANGIQAHCREQEPELSSYHSGCTARCWAVPCKDHPAMASGDCA, from the coding sequence ATGGATCAGTGCCTTCCCGATGCCGTCGGCGCAGCTGCCGCCGAGCCGCCCAGGGACGTGCTTCTCGACGTTCGCAACCTGCGCGTCCAGGCGCAGGGCAAGGGCACGTCGAAAACCATTATCGAGGATCTGAGCCTGCAGCTGCGGAGCGGCGAGATCGTCGCTCTGGTCGGCGAATCCGGCTCCGGCAAGAGCATGACGGCGCTCTCGCTGATGCGCCTGATGCCGCAGGAGGTCGGCATCACCGGCGGGCAGATCCTGTTCCGCGGCCACGATGTGCTGGGCATGAGCCAGGCCGAGCTCAACCATCTGCGCGGCGGCCATATCGCGATGATCTTCCAGCAGCCCCAGGCGATGCTCGATCCGACCGCGCGGGTCGGCGTGCAGGTGGCCGAAGCGCTGTGGAAGCATCGCCGCCCCGACCGTTCCTCGGTCAAGGAGCGCGTGATCAGGCTGCTCGCCGATGTCGGCATCCCGGCCCCAGCCACCCGCATCGACTGCTATGCGCATGAGCTCTCCGGCGGCATGGCGCAGCGCGTGATGATGGCCGCTGCGATGAGCGGAGAGCCGCAGATCCTGATCGCCGACGAACCGACCACCGCGCTCGACGTCACCGTGCAGGTGCAGATCCTCAAGCTGCTCGACGAGCAGCGCCGCAAGCGCAACCTCGCCATCCTGCTGATCACCCACGACCTCTCGATCGTCTCGGCGATCGCCGACCGCGTTGCCGTGATGTATGCCGGACGCATCGTCGAGGAGGGCCCGGCCCGCGACATCCTCAAGCAGCCGCGCCATCCCTATACGCGCGCGCTGGTGCAGTGCTCGCTGCTGAAGCCTGATGCCGACGGCCGGCTCTACTCCCTGCCGGCGGCACAGAGCGTGTTCAACGCCGGGCAAGGCTGCCGCTTCCTGCCGCGCTGCCCGACCGCCGCCGCCAACGGCATTCAGGCGCATTGCCGCGAACAGGAGCCTGAGCTCAGCTCCTATCACAGCGGTTGCACGGCCCGCTGCTGGGCCGTGCCCTGCAAGGATCATCCGGCGATGGCCAGCGGAGACTGCGCATGA
- a CDS encoding ABC transporter permease — MSTEAAISPISLEPRAATRQPSALRRFLRFARSRHWTFKAGLVLFVLISLMLIIGPWIAPYNPAAQSLLRRLSAPSAAHWLGTDHLGRDLLSRILVGGQFSVLIAMITLLLCVSIGTVIGIISARSGGWVDELIMRAVDLLIAFPDVVVAIFAIAILGSGYTTLIISLTIIGWTPFARLARGLALVISTKEYINAAEVLGCSRTFIIVRHIIPNTLRPIAAITFLRFGHKLITVGGLSFIGLGVQPPRADWALMLAEAQPFVERMPLLVVAPGLAIFLTALSVTWIGQGLELKEKA; from the coding sequence ATGTCCACTGAAGCCGCCATCTCCCCGATCTCGCTCGAGCCCCGTGCCGCCACGAGGCAGCCCTCGGCCCTTCGCCGCTTCCTGCGCTTCGCGCGCAGCCGGCACTGGACCTTCAAGGCCGGGCTCGTGCTGTTCGTGCTGATCTCCCTCATGCTGATCATTGGCCCCTGGATCGCGCCCTATAATCCCGCGGCCCAGAGCCTGCTGCGCCGGCTCTCCGCGCCGAGCGCCGCCCATTGGCTTGGCACCGATCATCTCGGCCGCGATCTCTTGAGCCGCATCTTGGTCGGCGGCCAGTTTTCAGTGCTGATCGCGATGATCACGCTGCTGCTCTGCGTCAGCATCGGCACCGTGATCGGCATCATCTCGGCGCGCTCGGGCGGCTGGGTCGACGAACTCATCATGCGCGCTGTCGATCTGCTGATCGCTTTTCCCGACGTGGTGGTCGCGATCTTCGCCATCGCCATCCTCGGGTCGGGCTACACCACGCTGATCATCTCGCTGACGATCATCGGCTGGACGCCCTTCGCCCGGCTGGCGCGCGGGCTGGCGCTGGTGATCAGCACCAAGGAATACATCAACGCCGCCGAGGTGCTTGGCTGCTCGCGCACCTTCATCATCGTCCGTCACATCATCCCCAACACCTTGCGGCCGATCGCGGCGATCACCTTCCTGCGCTTCGGCCACAAGCTGATCACGGTGGGCGGTCTCTCCTTCATCGGGCTGGGCGTGCAGCCGCCGCGCGCCGACTGGGCCCTGATGCTGGCCGAGGCGCAGCCCTTCGTCGAGCGGATGCCGCTGCTGGTGGTCGCGCCGGGCCTGGCGATCTTCCTGACGGCGCTTTCGGTCACCTGGATCGGCCAGGGCCTGGAACTGAAGGAGAAGGCATAA
- a CDS encoding ABC transporter permease — protein MWTIALKRFALLVATCLFISVLAFIVPYMHGGDPVRTILQSRVADVALDAEAVEALRISLGLDQPLFLQYLSWLNAALHCDFGYSFVSRSPVGQEVLRSLGVSFTLAMAALGLALLVSLPAGTLAALKPGGRFDNLVTFVTQSLVAIPEYWFAPIAVLIFSLYLGLLPSAGWQGPSYAVLPALVLSLRPMAYFTRVTRAAMIDVLQAPYITAALSRGLSMRETVMRHGLRNGSMPVVTLFALWLAGLLGGSVVVEVIFAIPGMGRLIYESVINNDVPVLQASFMCIVVLSIVINTIADILYILLNPVVRMGHVH, from the coding sequence ATGTGGACGATCGCTCTGAAACGGTTCGCGCTGCTCGTCGCGACCTGTCTCTTCATTTCCGTGCTCGCCTTCATCGTGCCCTATATGCATGGCGGCGACCCGGTGCGGACGATCCTGCAATCGCGTGTCGCCGATGTCGCGCTCGATGCCGAGGCCGTCGAGGCGCTGCGTATCAGCCTCGGCCTCGATCAGCCGCTCTTTCTCCAGTATCTGTCCTGGCTGAATGCGGCCTTGCACTGCGATTTCGGCTATTCCTTCGTCAGCCGTAGCCCGGTGGGACAGGAGGTTCTGCGCTCGCTCGGCGTCTCCTTCACTCTGGCGATGGCGGCGCTGGGGCTTGCCCTGCTCGTCTCCCTGCCGGCCGGGACGCTTGCGGCGCTGAAGCCGGGCGGGCGGTTCGATAACCTCGTCACCTTCGTCACGCAGTCCCTTGTCGCGATCCCCGAATACTGGTTCGCGCCGATCGCGGTGCTGATCTTCTCGCTCTATCTCGGCCTGCTGCCCTCCGCCGGCTGGCAGGGCCCGTCCTATGCGGTGCTGCCTGCTCTGGTGCTGTCGCTGCGGCCGATGGCCTATTTCACCCGCGTCACCCGCGCCGCAATGATCGACGTGCTGCAGGCGCCCTACATCACCGCCGCGCTCAGCCGGGGCTTGAGCATGCGCGAGACGGTGATGCGCCATGGCTTGCGCAACGGCTCGATGCCGGTCGTCACCCTGTTCGCGCTGTGGCTGGCCGGGCTGCTCGGCGGCTCGGTCGTGGTCGAGGTGATCTTCGCGATCCCCGGCATGGGCCGGCTGATCTATGAGAGCGTGATCAACAACGACGTGCCGGTGCTGCAGGCGAGCTTCATGTGCATCGTCGTCTTGTCGATCGTGATCAACACGATCGCCGACATTCTCTATATCCTGTTGAACCCGGTTGTGCGGATGGGCCATGTCCACTGA
- a CDS encoding autotransporter serine protease, translating to MAWKTLKLREVLLGGVAAAGLLAAGPTALAQIYTKADGTSTNDLNAAARSWRDDPEFKAGTQLGSIKAEYAYAMGFTGRGVKVGIFDTGVFGKHPEFAGPGKLTGLLTQGTYAYTYANYYKAGDPFSLTGTNPTKGVGLVSPSDHGTHVAGTVAANRDGVGMMGVAFGASLVAAHNSDPGPEDGVVAGNDANAYTAGFKALAASDVRIINNSWGIGFLGSLGTMGGRATISDVLAQYASAPNDGTMNAAAEIGRAGILYVKSAGNKFGSEPDALGALPYFRPDIEKSWITVANLASSNPADGLAWSSSICGMTKYYCISALGSSIYSTVFDGKGDAATAGYDEKTGTSMAAPAVAGALAITMERYPYLGNEAVRTILLTTASHQGAGPADVPNTIYGWGALDLQKAMDGPGQLLGRFVASLPAGTSDTWRNDISEAALVARKGEERAEVAAWTSTGKAAIEARIQPIPPVPPAVAPPAELISGMPQARALLRAAIDLNYTDTFDPASFAAAIAALEADPVGRQLLAAYEAVHPNWQAAAGRRGDFDAFVAGRTDTQIAEGIANAPREPIIAANKAIIAANKAAGDELVLTQARIDHLSSKTDADYVGSLVKAGDGTLTLFGKNSYSGGTFLTGGTLGVGSSTALGTGLLAMADRTTLLAAADGLSLANPVAITGTGRFDTQGFGLTLAGTISDGAGPGSLAKLGTGALTLTGVNTYTGETAISAGTLTLAGQGSIANSSRVLTEAGASFDIAATSAGASIRSLTGAGNVALGNRPLTLTAAQDVFSGAIAGSGGLTLSGGYQKLTGTSSYTGETIVSGGLLGVDGSIASSRLVSVQAGGALGGTGSVGSTLVNAGGLLTPGNSIGTLTIRGDLAMAAGSTYLVELDRSASDLTKVTGTATIAGARVATLGDFTVSRKYAILTAAGGVSGSFTTGASPFVFLTPHVGYDARNAYFSIDQTRSFASAGASRNQMAAAGGLESLGPHSALYDLVAKSTELVTPRRAFDAVSGEAHASARTALVQDSQFVRDIAVNRLRQGFGAATATPIAALAFAETASEPRAAYAGATKGPLAPSRGSPPPVPSFAMWGQGFGSWGETDRDGNAGRLRRSVGGFLAGVDAPVAESWRLGLLGGYSRSDFSVRDRASSGDSDNYHLGLYGGAQWGPLGLRLGAAYTFHDIRMSRSIAFGSFGNATRTGYDAGTAQVFGELGYRLDYGPASFEPYVNLAHVSLRSDAFREIGGAAALTGSGERLDTTFSTLGLRGSTTVMLGAVPLTLHAGIGWRHAFGEVVPAASVALAGGAPFSVAGAAIARNAAVAEAGLNMALGPNASLSVTYNGQFSGRSTDNSVRGNLAVRF from the coding sequence ATGGCGTGGAAGACACTGAAATTACGCGAGGTTCTTCTCGGTGGCGTTGCGGCCGCGGGCCTGCTCGCGGCGGGTCCGACTGCGCTGGCTCAGATCTACACCAAGGCCGACGGCACCTCGACGAATGACCTGAACGCCGCCGCGCGGAGCTGGCGCGACGATCCGGAGTTCAAGGCCGGGACCCAGCTCGGCTCGATCAAGGCTGAGTATGCCTATGCGATGGGCTTCACCGGCCGGGGTGTCAAAGTCGGAATTTTCGACACGGGCGTTTTCGGGAAGCATCCCGAGTTCGCCGGCCCCGGCAAGCTGACGGGACTCCTTACGCAAGGCACCTACGCTTATACCTACGCCAATTACTACAAGGCCGGGGACCCCTTCTCATTGACTGGCACCAACCCGACAAAGGGTGTCGGCTTGGTCAGCCCAAGCGATCATGGAACGCACGTCGCAGGCACTGTTGCCGCCAATCGCGACGGTGTGGGCATGATGGGGGTGGCATTTGGCGCTTCGCTCGTTGCGGCACACAACAGCGATCCCGGCCCCGAAGACGGCGTGGTCGCCGGCAACGACGCCAATGCCTACACGGCCGGCTTCAAAGCCCTGGCCGCCAGTGACGTCCGCATCATCAACAATAGCTGGGGAATCGGCTTTCTCGGTTCCTTGGGCACGATGGGCGGAAGGGCCACCATTTCCGACGTCTTGGCACAATACGCTTCGGCGCCCAATGACGGGACCATGAATGCTGCGGCGGAAATAGGTCGTGCCGGCATTCTGTACGTCAAGTCGGCTGGAAACAAGTTCGGTTCCGAGCCGGATGCGCTTGGTGCCTTGCCCTACTTTCGACCGGATATCGAAAAGTCATGGATAACGGTCGCCAATCTGGCGAGTTCCAACCCCGCAGATGGACTTGCCTGGTCATCGAGCATTTGCGGAATGACGAAGTATTACTGCATTTCCGCCCTCGGATCGTCGATCTACAGCACGGTCTTCGACGGAAAGGGCGATGCAGCAACCGCCGGTTACGACGAGAAGACTGGTACCTCGATGGCCGCTCCTGCGGTCGCGGGCGCGCTGGCCATCACGATGGAGCGCTATCCCTATCTCGGCAACGAGGCCGTTCGCACCATTCTTCTGACGACGGCCAGCCATCAGGGTGCCGGCCCGGCAGATGTTCCCAACACGATCTACGGTTGGGGTGCGTTGGATCTACAAAAAGCGATGGACGGTCCCGGGCAGTTGCTTGGGCGGTTCGTCGCGAGCCTTCCGGCCGGCACCTCCGACACCTGGCGCAACGACATCTCGGAAGCCGCGCTGGTGGCGCGCAAGGGCGAGGAGCGCGCCGAGGTCGCCGCCTGGACCAGCACTGGCAAGGCCGCGATCGAAGCACGGATCCAGCCGATTCCGCCGGTTCCACCGGCCGTAGCGCCACCGGCCGAGCTGATTTCGGGGATGCCGCAGGCAAGGGCGCTGCTGCGGGCGGCGATCGACCTCAACTATACCGATACCTTTGACCCGGCGTCATTCGCCGCGGCGATCGCTGCGCTCGAAGCCGATCCGGTCGGGCGACAGCTGCTGGCGGCGTACGAAGCCGTGCACCCCAACTGGCAGGCGGCCGCCGGCCGGCGCGGCGATTTCGACGCCTTCGTCGCGGGGCGCACCGATACGCAGATCGCCGAGGGCATCGCCAACGCCCCGCGCGAGCCGATCATCGCCGCGAACAAGGCGATCATCGCGGCGAACAAGGCGGCCGGCGACGAACTCGTGCTCACTCAAGCGCGGATCGACCATCTCTCGTCCAAGACCGACGCGGACTATGTCGGCAGCCTGGTCAAGGCCGGCGACGGCACGCTGACACTGTTCGGCAAGAACAGCTACTCCGGCGGGACCTTCCTGACCGGCGGCACGCTCGGCGTCGGTTCCTCGACCGCGCTCGGCACCGGCCTCCTCGCCATGGCCGACCGGACGACCCTGCTCGCCGCCGCCGACGGACTCAGCCTCGCCAACCCGGTCGCGATCACCGGCACAGGCCGCTTCGACACGCAAGGCTTCGGCCTGACGCTCGCCGGCACCATCTCCGACGGCGCGGGCCCCGGCAGCCTCGCCAAGCTCGGCACCGGCGCGCTGACGCTGACCGGCGTCAACACCTACACCGGCGAGACCGCGATCTCCGCCGGCACGCTGACGCTCGCCGGGCAGGGCTCGATCGCGAACTCGAGCCGCGTCCTCACCGAGGCCGGCGCCAGCTTCGACATCGCCGCGACCAGCGCCGGAGCCTCGATCAGGAGCCTCACCGGGGCGGGCAATGTCGCGCTGGGCAACAGGCCGCTCACGCTCACCGCCGCGCAGGATGTCTTCTCCGGCGCCATCGCCGGCAGCGGCGGGCTGACGCTCTCGGGCGGCTACCAGAAGCTCACGGGCACATCGAGCTACACCGGAGAGACCATCGTCTCGGGCGGGCTGCTCGGCGTCGACGGCTCGATCGCCTCGTCGCGGCTGGTCTCGGTCCAGGCCGGTGGCGCGCTCGGCGGCACCGGCAGCGTCGGCAGCACGCTCGTCAACGCCGGCGGCCTGCTCACCCCGGGCAACTCGATCGGGACGCTGACGATCCGGGGCGACCTCGCCATGGCCGCGGGCTCGACCTACCTCGTCGAGCTCGACCGTTCAGCCTCGGATCTCACCAAGGTGACCGGAACCGCCACCATCGCTGGTGCAAGGGTGGCCACGCTCGGCGACTTCACCGTCTCGCGGAAATACGCGATCCTGACTGCGGCCGGCGGCGTCTCGGGCTCTTTCACGACCGGCGCCAGCCCCTTCGTCTTCCTGACGCCGCATGTCGGCTACGATGCGCGCAACGCCTATTTCAGCATCGACCAGACGCGTTCCTTCGCCTCGGCCGGCGCGAGCCGCAACCAGATGGCGGCGGCCGGGGGTCTCGAGTCGCTGGGACCGCACTCGGCGCTCTACGACCTCGTCGCCAAGAGCACGGAGCTCGTCACGCCGCGGCGGGCCTTCGACGCGGTTTCCGGCGAGGCTCACGCCTCGGCCCGGACTGCGCTCGTGCAGGACAGCCAGTTCGTGCGCGACATCGCCGTCAACCGGCTGCGCCAGGGCTTCGGCGCCGCCACCGCGACCCCCATCGCGGCGCTGGCCTTCGCGGAGACGGCGAGCGAGCCGCGGGCCGCCTATGCCGGGGCGACCAAGGGGCCGCTCGCGCCGTCGCGCGGCTCGCCTCCCCCTGTGCCCTCCTTCGCGATGTGGGGGCAGGGCTTCGGCTCCTGGGGCGAGACCGACCGGGACGGCAACGCCGGCAGGCTGCGCCGTTCGGTCGGCGGCTTCCTCGCCGGCGTCGACGCGCCGGTCGCCGAAAGCTGGCGGCTCGGCCTGCTCGGTGGCTACAGCCGGTCGGACTTCTCGGTCCGGGACCGCGCCTCCTCCGGCGACAGCGACAACTACCATCTCGGCCTCTACGGCGGCGCGCAGTGGGGGCCGCTCGGCCTGCGCCTCGGCGCGGCCTACACCTTCCACGACATCCGGATGTCGCGCAGCATCGCCTTCGGGAGCTTCGGCAACGCGACCCGGACCGGCTACGACGCCGGCACGGCGCAGGTCTTCGGCGAGCTCGGCTATCGCCTCGATTACGGCCCGGCGAGCTTCGAGCCCTACGTCAACCTTGCCCATGTCAGCCTGCGCAGCGACGCTTTCCGCGAGATCGGCGGCGCGGCCGCTCTCACGGGCTCCGGCGAACGGCTCGACACGACGTTCTCGACACTGGGCCTGCGTGGCTCGACGACCGTGATGTTGGGGGCGGTGCCGCTGACGCTGCATGCCGGCATCGGCTGGCGCCACGCCTTCGGGGAGGTCGTTCCCGCCGCCAGCGTCGCGCTGGCCGGCGGCGCGCCCTTCTCGGTCGCCGGCGCCGCCATTGCGCGCAACGCCGCCGTCGCCGAAGCCGGGCTCAACATGGCCCTCGGCCCCAACGCCAGCCTCAGCGTGACCTACAACGGACAGTTCTCCGGCAGATCCACGGACAACTCCGTCCGAGGAAACCTCGCCGTCAGGTTCTGA
- a CDS encoding ABC transporter ATP-binding protein — protein sequence MIAPHTDTAQPRPAPAEQPFVEVTDLKKYYLMRGGLALKALDGVSFSIREGEVMGLVGESGCGKSTIARVLMRLTDATGGEARIDRRNVLSLQGQELRRMRRTMQLIFQDPYAALDPRMTLGNSMMLPMLQNGLGTREALRAEVVKMLEEVGLDPSFAERYPRECSGGQLQRVVIGRALLLKPRFLVCDEPTSALDASMRTQILNLLMELKRRFGLTLLMISHDLRVVNYMCDRIAVMYLGQIVEVAERDELFTRPRHPYTRALISAAMVDETGLDGAAGYLKGDLPSPLAPPPGCRLQTRCRFATERCVKEMPQLGQTEPGHLVRCHRWAELDLSSAVYREAGPAAAALSHVAAE from the coding sequence ATGATCGCACCTCACACCGACACGGCGCAGCCGCGGCCGGCTCCGGCGGAACAGCCCTTCGTCGAAGTCACCGATCTCAAGAAATACTACCTGATGCGCGGCGGGCTCGCGCTGAAGGCGCTCGACGGAGTCTCCTTCTCCATCCGGGAGGGAGAGGTGATGGGCCTCGTCGGCGAGTCCGGCTGCGGCAAGAGCACCATCGCCCGCGTCCTGATGCGGCTGACGGACGCGACCGGCGGCGAGGCCAGGATCGACCGGCGCAACGTGCTCAGCCTACAGGGCCAGGAGCTGCGCCGCATGCGGCGGACGATGCAGCTCATCTTCCAGGATCCCTATGCGGCGCTCGATCCGCGCATGACGCTCGGCAACAGCATGATGCTGCCGATGCTCCAGAACGGCCTGGGCACGCGCGAGGCGCTGCGCGCCGAGGTGGTGAAGATGCTGGAAGAGGTCGGGCTCGACCCGTCCTTCGCCGAACGCTACCCGCGCGAGTGCTCCGGCGGCCAGTTGCAGCGCGTCGTCATCGGCCGCGCCTTGCTGCTGAAGCCCAGGTTCCTGGTCTGCGACGAACCGACCTCGGCGCTCGACGCCTCGATGCGGACGCAGATCCTCAATCTGCTGATGGAGCTGAAGCGGCGCTTCGGCCTGACGCTCCTGATGATCTCCCATGATCTGCGCGTCGTGAACTATATGTGCGACCGCATCGCGGTGATGTATCTCGGCCAGATCGTCGAGGTCGCCGAGCGCGACGAGCTGTTCACGCGCCCGCGCCATCCCTATACGCGCGCCCTGATCTCGGCCGCCATGGTCGACGAGACCGGGCTCGACGGCGCCGCCGGCTATCTGAAGGGCGATCTGCCGAGCCCGCTCGCCCCGCCGCCCGGCTGCAGGCTGCAGACGCGCTGCCGCTTCGCCACCGAGCGGTGCGTCAAGGAGATGCCGCAGCTCGGGCAGACGGAGCCGGGGCACCTCGTCCGCTGCCATCGCTGGGCCGAGCTCGACCTGTCATCGGCAGTCTATCGCGAGGCTGGGCCCGCCGCAGCCGCGCTGAGCCACGTGGCGGCGGAGTGA
- a CDS encoding cold-shock protein, translating into MATGTVKWFNATKGFGFIQPDEGGQDVFVHISAVERAGLRELRDGQKVSYELAQDKRSGRSSAEQLQAL; encoded by the coding sequence ATGGCAACCGGCACCGTCAAGTGGTTCAACGCGACAAAGGGCTTTGGCTTCATCCAGCCCGACGAGGGTGGGCAGGATGTCTTTGTCCATATCAGCGCCGTTGAGCGAGCAGGTCTGCGCGAACTTCGCGATGGCCAGAAAGTTTCCTACGAGCTCGCTCAGGATAAGCGCTCCGGCCGGAGCTCAGCGGAGCAACTGCAAGCTTTGTAA
- a CDS encoding heavy-metal-associated domain-containing protein yields the protein MCQAHQSHDHEVASAAASGVSVRVEDMTCGHCAGTIKSAIESSIPGAKVNANPEARLVSVEGADLAKVREIISLAGYTPEAAPVHG from the coding sequence ATGTGCCAAGCCCATCAGTCGCATGATCATGAAGTTGCTTCCGCCGCCGCCTCTGGCGTGTCCGTTCGTGTCGAGGACATGACCTGCGGCCATTGTGCGGGTACCATCAAGAGCGCCATCGAGAGCTCGATCCCCGGCGCCAAGGTCAACGCCAATCCCGAGGCTCGCCTGGTCTCGGTCGAGGGCGCGGATCTGGCGAAGGTTCGGGAGATCATCTCGCTGGCTGGCTACACGCCGGAGGCAGCTCCGGTGCATGGCTGA